The genome window GAAACAAGTGAACAAGTTTCAACGCCAGCAAACACAAGTAATAAAGTAGTTTCAATTAATAGCGGGCGTCTTAACCAAATGAGTCAGATTTCCTTATATGAGCCCCGTCTTTATGCAGATGTAAAGCAGATTGCGTCTCAATTATTAGAAGGGCATGCAGTAATCGTTAACTTCACTCAAATGGATGCAAATGTTGCAGCACGGTTAGTAGATTTCTTGAATGGGACCGTTTTTGCAATTGATGGTGAAATGAAACGGATCGGAAAGGAAATTTTCCTCTGTACCCCTAAAAACTATGAAATTTCAGGTAGCTTAACGAGTAATCTAAAAAATGATGGTGATAAATTTTAGTCACTAAAAGGAGTTAACATGATCGCATTTTTATTATGGGCTCTTAATCAATTAGTTGATGCTTATATTTTAGTAATAGTTGTGTGGTGCATTATGTCATGGTTTCCTAATGCACGCAATTCACGACTCGGTGATATTATCAATCGGTTGGTAGAACCTTATATGCATTGGTTTGACTTTATTCCTCCAATTGGTGGGATAAGTTTTGCGCCGATGATCGCTATCCTTGTACTATATTTTGTTCAAGCAGGATTAGCACAAATAGCAGCAATCATTTAATTAATATTAAGAGGAAGTAGATTTGAGCGAAGATAATATTAAACAACATTTTCGTCCGGATGAAGCCACCCTTATTGACCAAGCAAATGACTGGGTAGCCACTGCAGAAGGCCAATATCGTCCTGTCCTCACTCCTTTTTTAAATCCGCGTGAACGTTTTATTGTCCAAACGATTGTTAATCGAAATAACAATGTTAAAATAACAATGTATGGTGGTTGGCAAGGCGCAGAAATGCAACGAGTTTTAATTTATCCGCCTTATTATGAACCCTCTATAGAAGACTTTGCTTTACAGGCTTTAGAGATAAACTATCCTGTTAAGTTTTCAGAACTTCACCATCGGCAAATTATGGGAACATTGATTGGTGAAGGGATGGAGCGGAATGCATTTGGTGATATTTTAACTGACGGGTCGCATTGGCAAGTTATCGTAACGAAACCAATGGCAGAGTATTTACGGAAAAACGTTGAGCACGTTGGTCGAATTAAGGTTAAATGGATTCCGATCGCAACAGAAGCAGTGGTAACACCTAAAGAAGAATGGGTACCGATAGTTACAACAGTTTCATCACTACGGTTAGATGTTGTGATAGCTGCAGGCTTTAATTATTCACGAAACCGGGCAAAGCAATTAATAGAGCATGGTCAAGTTCGATTAAACTGGGAAGAGATTGATCGTCCAGATTATCAAATTGTGGTTCATGATTTGATATCTGTGCGTCATGGTGGTCGCCTCAGAATCGATATGACCAATGGGAAAACAAAAAAAGATAAAGAAAGAATTACCATTTCAGTTGTAAATGCGTAATTTGAATGGAGGAATTTACTCATGAGTTTGACGGTTGATCAAATTAACAATAAGCAATTTAATACTAAGATGCGGGGTTATAA of Limosilactobacillus reuteri subsp. reuteri contains these proteins:
- a CDS encoding YggT family protein; protein product: MIAFLLWALNQLVDAYILVIVVWCIMSWFPNARNSRLGDIINRLVEPYMHWFDFIPPIGGISFAPMIAILVLYFVQAGLAQIAAII
- a CDS encoding RNA-binding protein, with the protein product MSEDNIKQHFRPDEATLIDQANDWVATAEGQYRPVLTPFLNPRERFIVQTIVNRNNNVKITMYGGWQGAEMQRVLIYPPYYEPSIEDFALQALEINYPVKFSELHHRQIMGTLIGEGMERNAFGDILTDGSHWQVIVTKPMAEYLRKNVEHVGRIKVKWIPIATEAVVTPKEEWVPIVTTVSSLRLDVVIAAGFNYSRNRAKQLIEHGQVRLNWEEIDRPDYQIVVHDLISVRHGGRLRIDMTNGKTKKDKERITISVVNA
- a CDS encoding cell division protein SepF, translated to MAANFLKSLFGEEDIDEQDGLYETSEQVSTPANTSNKVVSINSGRLNQMSQISLYEPRLYADVKQIASQLLEGHAVIVNFTQMDANVAARLVDFLNGTVFAIDGEMKRIGKEIFLCTPKNYEISGSLTSNLKNDGDKF